In Betta splendens chromosome 22, fBetSpl5.4, whole genome shotgun sequence, the following proteins share a genomic window:
- the LOC114848282 gene encoding tetraspanin-3-like, whose product MCEGRKGLKTALQLVCQLLWVLGILVGLSGVYLLMTYKHSRLFFSDSCITLSCSLALASAVLLLVSGSFGSCLSFKDSTFMQGLFVYLLFMVFCLESTSSALAYYRTTELDAEMAPLPGVFLNYTGSSQDPNSRAVDSAQEKFQCCGVHGYRDWLETTWFKDAGGLQVPLSCCNTTFPSCNGTVHQPWQLYTEGCQKKLEMSVHFALMLIIWGLPLVLLVEVTLVLIVIQLMRNPSYIHYRTLTVK is encoded by the exons ATGTGCGAGGGACGAAAAGGTCTGAAAACAGCGCTTCAGCTggtgtgtcagcttctctgG GTGCTGGGCATACTGGTGGGCCTGAGCGGGGTCTACCTGCTCATGACgtacaaacacagcaggttatTCTTCTCTGATTCCTGCATCACTCTGTCGTGTAGTCTTGCACTTGCCAGCGCTGTGTTGCTGTTGGTGAGTGGGAGCTTTGGCTCCTGCCTGAGCTTCAAGGATTCCACCTTCATGCAGGGACTG tttgtttATCTTCTATTCATGGTCTTCTGTCTGGAAAGTACATCTTCTGCGTTGGCCTATTACCGTACCACAGAG CTGGACGCAGAGATGGCTCCTCTCCCTGGAGTCTTTCTGAATTACACTGGCAGCAGCCAGGACCCAAACTCTCGAGCTGTGGATTCCGCACAAGAGAAG TTTCAGTGCTGCGGAGTCCATGGCTACAGAGACTGGCTAGAAACCACGTGGTTTAAGGATGCCGGAGGCCTGCAGGTGCCTCTCAGCTGCTGCAACACTACTTTCCCCTCCTGCAATGGCACCGTGCACCAGCCATGGCAGCTCTACACAGAG GGTTgtcagaagaagctggagatgTCTGTACATTTTGCTCTGATGTTAATCATTTGGGGACTTCCACTGGTTCTTCTGGTGGAG gTTACTTTGGTTCTTATTGTGATACAGCTGATGAGGAATCCATCCTATATTCACTATCGAACCCTGACCGTAAAATAA